One segment of Arthrobacter sp. MMS18-M83 DNA contains the following:
- the coaD gene encoding pantetheine-phosphate adenylyltransferase yields MRRAVCPGSFDPIHNGHLEVIARAAGLFDEVVVAVSTNYAKKYRFSLEERMEMARQTLASLRGIIVEPMGEGLLAEYCRHRGISAIVKGLRSSSDFDYELPMATMNRQLSGVETVFLPAEAHYLHLSSTLIKEIAVLGGDVSDFVPKSVLKRLLAGESSAE; encoded by the coding sequence ATGAGACGCGCTGTGTGCCCTGGCTCCTTTGACCCTATCCACAACGGACACTTGGAAGTCATCGCGAGGGCCGCTGGCCTGTTCGACGAAGTGGTCGTGGCAGTGTCCACCAACTACGCGAAGAAGTACCGCTTCAGCCTCGAAGAACGCATGGAGATGGCGCGGCAGACCCTGGCGTCGCTCCGCGGGATCATCGTGGAGCCCATGGGGGAGGGCCTGTTGGCTGAGTATTGTAGACATCGGGGGATTTCAGCGATCGTGAAGGGTTTGCGTTCGTCTTCGGATTTTGACTATGAACTCCCCATGGCCACCATGAATCGCCAGCTATCCGGCGTCGAGACGGTTTTCCTTCCGGCGGAAGCCCATTACCTGCATTTGTCCTCCACCCTGATCAAAGAGATTGCCGTTCTGGGCGGCGATGTCTCCGATTTCGTGCCCAAGTCCGTCCTTAAGAGGCTCCTGGCTGGCGAGTCGTCTGCAGAGTAG
- a CDS encoding YceD family protein, whose translation MTLDVKDLGRSPGSMRTLTEHVPAPSDLGVALIGVQEGSDIELDLRLEAVHEGILVSGTVFAEVKGECGRCLDPLAYDLEVNVQELFFYEGIELSDEEDDEEQRRVEHDLIDLEPVLRDAVVTMLPFQPVCREDCQGLCSDCGVRLEDEPGHHHEVLDPRWAALAELAKSDRQTD comes from the coding sequence TTGACGCTGGACGTCAAGGACCTCGGACGTAGTCCAGGAAGCATGCGGACGCTCACTGAACATGTACCCGCGCCAAGTGACCTTGGTGTGGCACTCATTGGCGTTCAGGAAGGCTCGGATATCGAGCTCGACCTGAGGCTTGAGGCCGTACACGAAGGAATTCTGGTATCTGGAACCGTATTCGCTGAAGTCAAGGGCGAATGCGGACGATGCCTGGATCCCCTTGCGTATGACCTTGAGGTCAATGTGCAAGAACTTTTCTTCTATGAAGGCATTGAGCTTTCGGACGAAGAAGACGATGAAGAGCAACGTCGAGTCGAGCACGATCTGATCGATCTTGAGCCGGTGTTGCGGGACGCAGTTGTAACTATGCTGCCGTTCCAGCCGGTGTGCCGGGAAGACTGCCAGGGCCTCTGCTCCGATTGCGGAGTGCGTCTGGAAGACGAGCCGGGGCACCACCACGAGGTCCTGGATCCTCGCTGGGCTGCCCTAGCTGAACTGGCTAAGTCTGACCGGCAAACTGATTAG
- the rpmF gene encoding 50S ribosomal protein L32: MAVPKRKMSRANTRARRAQWKATAPNLVKTIENGQVVYSLPHQAKVVTDSAGTALFLEYKGRKVADV, translated from the coding sequence GTGGCTGTTCCCAAGCGGAAAATGTCTCGCGCGAATACACGCGCCCGCCGTGCCCAGTGGAAGGCAACTGCCCCCAACCTGGTCAAGACCATCGAAAACGGCCAGGTTGTTTACAGCCTGCCGCACCAGGCAAAGGTCGTTACCGACTCTGCCGGCACTGCGCTGTTCCTTGAATACAAGGGACGCAAGGTCGCAGACGTCTAA
- the rnc gene encoding ribonuclease III: MSSTEELLKRLGVFIDAETLRLALTHRSYAYENGGIPTNERLEFLGDSILGFSVTDSLYRDNPALPEGELAKRRSAVVSTRALAGIGRDLGIGEYIYLGQGERLTDGKNKSSILADTMEALIGATYLSNDIETARALVMRLVGPLLKDAAALGAGTDWKTSMQELAASRQLGSIYYAVEGSGPDHARSFEAVLQIGGTAYGKGSGHSKKEAEQEAAADAWRALNSKVNPGSKIATGKADAPADSAHGA; the protein is encoded by the coding sequence ATGTCTTCAACTGAAGAGCTTCTGAAGCGTCTCGGTGTCTTTATTGACGCCGAGACGCTTCGTCTTGCTCTAACACATCGTTCATACGCGTATGAAAACGGCGGGATTCCCACCAACGAGCGCCTCGAATTCCTCGGCGACTCCATTCTGGGCTTCTCCGTGACCGATTCCCTGTACCGGGACAACCCGGCACTGCCGGAGGGCGAGCTCGCCAAGCGACGCTCCGCCGTCGTCAGCACCCGCGCCTTGGCAGGTATTGGCCGGGACCTTGGGATCGGCGAATACATCTACCTCGGGCAGGGCGAAAGACTCACCGACGGTAAGAACAAGTCCTCAATTCTTGCGGACACCATGGAGGCGCTCATCGGCGCAACCTACTTGTCCAACGACATCGAGACGGCACGCGCGCTGGTCATGCGACTCGTTGGTCCGTTGCTGAAGGACGCCGCAGCCCTCGGGGCCGGCACTGACTGGAAGACCAGCATGCAGGAGCTTGCCGCGAGCCGCCAGCTCGGATCCATCTATTATGCGGTGGAGGGCTCCGGTCCGGACCACGCGCGCTCCTTTGAGGCAGTGCTGCAGATCGGCGGTACCGCTTACGGCAAGGGCTCGGGCCATTCCAAGAAGGAAGCCGAGCAAGAGGCTGCCGCAGATGCGTGGCGCGCCCTGAACAGCAAGGTCAATCCGGGCAGCAAGATCGCGACCG